A stretch of the Pelodiscus sinensis isolate JC-2024 chromosome 8, ASM4963464v1, whole genome shotgun sequence genome encodes the following:
- the HHEX gene encoding hematopoietically-expressed homeobox protein HHEX isoform X2, with amino-acid sequence MRATFAPRTQGKPLLWSPFIQRPLHKRKGGQVRFSNDQTIELEKKFETQKYLSPPERKRLAKMLQLSERQVKTWFQNRRAKWRRLKQENPQGSKKEETESVDSHCDKRQESCLTPEQKNKEVSLDGSQYTPSPVSQEDVESEISDDSDQEVDIEGDKGYYNSTH; translated from the exons ATGCGGGCAACGTTTGCACCGAGAACTCAGG GGAAGCCCCTGCTCTGGAGTCCCTTCATCCAGCGGCCGCTGCACAAGCGGAAAGGGGGGCAAGTGCGCTTCTCCAATGACCAGACCATTGAGCTGGAGAAGAAGTTCGAGACCCAAAAGTATCTCTCGCCGCCGGAAAGAAAGCGCCTGGCCAAGATGCTCCAGCTCAGCGAGAGGCAG gTCAAAACGTGGTTTCAGAATCGCAGAGCTAAATGGAGGCGCCTAAAGCAG GAGAACCCTCAAGGCAGCAAAAAAGAAGAAACTGAAAGTGTGGACAGCCACTGTGATAAAAGGCAAGAGAGCTGCCTGACCCCAGAGCAGAAGAATAAAGAAGTCTCTCTCGATGGGTCTCAGTATACTCCTTCCCCAGTCTCTCAGGAGGATGTGGAGTCGGAAATCTCAGATGATTCCGATCAAGAAGTGGACATTGAAGGTGATAAAGGGTATTATAATTCTACCCACTAA
- the HHEX gene encoding hematopoietically-expressed homeobox protein HHEX isoform X1 produces the protein MQYQHPASAPALGVSVPLYAPTPLLQPAHPTPFYIEDILGRGAAAPPAPHPLPSPAPPTLPSANSSFTSLVSSYRTPIYEPTPIHPAFSHHPAAALAASYGGSAYAGPLYPFPRTVNDYTHALLRHDPLGKPLLWSPFIQRPLHKRKGGQVRFSNDQTIELEKKFETQKYLSPPERKRLAKMLQLSERQVKTWFQNRRAKWRRLKQENPQGSKKEETESVDSHCDKRQESCLTPEQKNKEVSLDGSQYTPSPVSQEDVESEISDDSDQEVDIEGDKGYYNSTH, from the exons atgcagtaccagcacccggcctcggccccggccctgggggtgAGCGTCCCACTCTACGCGCCCACCCCGCTGCTGCAGCCCGCGCACCCCACACCCTTCTACATCGAGGACATCCTGGGCCGGGGGGCCGCCGCGCCCCCCGCGCCGCACCCCCTGCCCTCGCCGGCGCCGCCGACTCTGCCGTCTGCCAACTCGTCCTTCACCAGCCTGGTGTCCTCCTACCGGACCCCCATCTACGAGCCCACCCCGATCCACCCGGCCTTCTCCCACCATCCCGCCGCCGCCCTGGCGGCGTCCTACGGTGGCAGCGCCTACGCCGGCCCCCTGTATCCTTTCCCCCGGACCGTGAACGACTACACGCACGCCCTGCTCCGGCACGACCCCCTGG GGAAGCCCCTGCTCTGGAGTCCCTTCATCCAGCGGCCGCTGCACAAGCGGAAAGGGGGGCAAGTGCGCTTCTCCAATGACCAGACCATTGAGCTGGAGAAGAAGTTCGAGACCCAAAAGTATCTCTCGCCGCCGGAAAGAAAGCGCCTGGCCAAGATGCTCCAGCTCAGCGAGAGGCAG gTCAAAACGTGGTTTCAGAATCGCAGAGCTAAATGGAGGCGCCTAAAGCAG GAGAACCCTCAAGGCAGCAAAAAAGAAGAAACTGAAAGTGTGGACAGCCACTGTGATAAAAGGCAAGAGAGCTGCCTGACCCCAGAGCAGAAGAATAAAGAAGTCTCTCTCGATGGGTCTCAGTATACTCCTTCCCCAGTCTCTCAGGAGGATGTGGAGTCGGAAATCTCAGATGATTCCGATCAAGAAGTGGACATTGAAGGTGATAAAGGGTATTATAATTCTACCCACTAA